Proteins from a single region of Theileria parva strain Muguga chromosome 1, complete sequence, whole genome shotgun sequence:
- the THG1L gene encoding putative tRNA(His) guanylyltransferase, translating into MANSKYSYVREFEQDSTLLNDCWIVVRVDGRAFSAFSNRHEFRKPNEPRALSVINAAAVNVMSEFDDIVLAYGHSDEYSFLFKRDTKLYNRRKQKILSCVVSVFTSSYCYYWDTFFPNRPLLTVPSFDGRVILYPTYESVLDYFSWRHVDCHINNQYNTCFWCLILDGKSNDEAYNWLKGTTKLEKNEYLFTSHKLNYNNLPNIFKKGTTLVKSNTKDVNSNGENCINYNMFDQSDNMCKRESGEILGEGLVDKERKIALEINQSELNELDSKVKEQASAHNILVLHCDIVKDSFWELVSPLILN; encoded by the exons ATGGCCAATTCGAAGTATTCTTATGTTAGAGAGTTTGAGCAGGATTCTACTCTGTTAAATGACTGCTGGATAGTGGTTAGAGTTGACGGTAGAGCCTTTAGTGCCTTTAGTAATAGGCACGAGTTCAGGAAACCCAACGAACCTAGAGCTCTTTCTGTAATTAATGCTGCAGCAGTCAATGTAATGTCAGAATTTGACGATATCGTTCTAGCATACGGTCATTCTGATGAATATAG TTTTCTATTTAAAAGAGATACTAAATTGTACAATAGACGGAAACA gaaaatattatcatgTGTTGTATCGGTGTTTACATCGTCATACTGTTACTATTGGGACACTTTCTTCCCGAATAGACCCCTTTTAACAGTTCCTTCATTTGACGGAAGAGTTATTCTTTATCCTACTTATGAATCTGTTCTCGATTACTTTTCATGGCGTCACGTTGATT GCCATATTAATAATCAATATAATACTTGCTTTTGGTGTTTGATATTGGATGGTAAAAGTAATGACGAGGCATATAATTGGTTAAAa GGCACAACCAAGTTGGAAAAAAACGAGTACCTTTTCACATCGCATAAACTcaactataataatttaccaaATATCTTCAA GAAAGGGACGACACTTGTAAAATCCAACACCAAAGATGTAAACTCTAACGGCGAAAattgtattaattataacatGTTCGATCAGTCAGataatatgtgtaaaagagAATCTGGTGAGATTCTGGGTGAGGGATTAGTGGATAAAGAAAGAAAAATTGCTCTTGAAATTAATCAATCAGAGCTAAATGAACTTGATTCAAAAGTTAAGGAACAGGCCTCTGCacataatatattagttttaCACTGTGATATCGTTAAAGATTCCTTCTGGGAATTAGTATCAcctttaatattaaattaa
- a CDS encoding Concanavalin A-like lectin/glucanases superfamily protein, protein MFSFKLFFCKLSKCVTLLLLLYSRVSQSSDDIQKLKNDIMVMDSNVHDLARVLDKSLYNSFQISDSVCLGENVMTSGIKAKGLAGYWTFDKLYPVDETGNGNHFYSPVVSGPPSNGHGSSLSFNTETWYRIRATESLDLGQFTITFRVYLLGDYSPNFRNFLSRNYYNPQSPNILFYPYNNKLSVRVFTESGDIEGLSSNSSIPSRRWTQVTIVCTENAVKIYINGMLDNSIGLRGKPTVSSGDLVMGKALRYDGFAGYVDDLRIYNYGMGSHEVAAFVSDCLSGFDNSFRVQLGCTFCGHREANSNGFCPSGFKLCTLDQLYISGAHIARANGWLHSSNQIWYKNIKNTQNESRAALCCS, encoded by the exons atgtttagttttaaattatttttttgtaaattatcaaaatgtgtaacacTTTTGCTTCTTTTATATAGTCGCGTTTCCCAATCAAGTGATGATATACAAAAGCTTAAGAATG ATATTATGGTTATGGACTCTAATGTGCATGACTTGGCGAGAGTTTTGGATAAATCTTTGTACAATTCGTTCCAAATTTCCGATTCTGTATGCTTAG GTGAAAATGTAATGACTTCTGGTATAAAAGCTAAGGGTTTAGCTGGTTATTGGACTTTTGATAAGTTGTACCCTGTTGACGAGACCGGCAACGGTAACCACTTCTACTCTCCTGTCGTATCAGGTCCCCCTTCAaatg GTCACGGTTCCAGTCTTTCCTTCAATACGG AAACTTGGTACAGGATTAGGGCTACTGAATCACTGGATTTGGGACAATTTACTATAACTTTTAGGGTTTATCTCTTGGGCGATTACTCACCCAATTTTCGTAATTTTTTGTCCCGAAATTACTATAATCCCCAATCACCTAACatcttattttacccttacAACAACAAGCTGTCTGTTAGAGTGTTTACAGAGAGTGGAGATATCGAGGGGCTATCATCTAACTCTTCAATACCATCAAGACGATGGACTCAAGTTACCATAGTCTGTACTGAGAATgctgttaaaatttatattaac GGAATGCTCGATAATTCAATT GGGTTGAGGGGCAAACCTACTGTCAGTTCTGGAGATTTAGTAATGGGGAAAGCACTCAGATACGATGGCTTTGCT GGGTATGTCGACGACTTGAGAATTTATAACTATGGTATGGGATCACATGAGGTTGCCGCCTTTGTGTCTGACTGCCTCAGTGGCTTCGATAACTCTTTTAGAGTTCAGCTTGGATGTACATTTTGCGGTCACAGAGAAGCTAACTCAAATGGGTTCTGTCCATCTGGATTTAAACTCTGCACCCTCGACCAACTTTACATTAGTGGAGCACATATCGCACGAGCTAACGGCTGGTTACACTCAAGTAACCAGATTTGGTACAAAAACATCAAAAACACTCAAAATGAATCCAGAGCAGCGCTTTGTTGCtcttaa
- the ABCB27 gene encoding ABC transporter family protein, with product MGNRVSVPNEEVMKSSDNIPLSTSVIRFARELEPDEKYHLILGSLGLMANAITNMLYPRIIGLLIDSSDLSKAPSLEKCPEYFFPFPLFAINNLFSKFDALGSDFLFNRILVCSIPLYILGSMASWFRVYHTQTAIYLIQKRYRRKSFTKLLSQNLFFFHSHTCNYLLSKLLSDCEEGPKALVESQMQFLRCCNSAIGGTCHLFSISAKLALVILLSLPLMGVTIRQLSSMVKRYQTLRKTRLENVMAKAEEVITGIENVISFANEEYESDSFMKSLNECDEVAIRANSSEGIMMGSILATFNLSTLIMIYFGSKQMRSGSLTVGKFASFIIYGSLIGLGVSGLSKIYTDVVRGTNSMRSVYEITDLKEPEEKLLELEEVRGDLEVCSLFFQFPETKPANKLQDIGELRDNDDARQGELNLQTEIINGVSFKIKSGDVIGIVGPSGAGKTTLCKLIMGIYKPTSGEILLDSNDISNLSSKWLRSSVFSILHQEPILFSTSIEENMKYGNKKATKEQVIEASKQCNLHEYIESLPSKYDTPVGPKGCTLSTGQKQRIALVRTILKESKILILDEPTSSLDGYSEELVTQAIEMARNEKTLIIVTHNQEIVKKVDKVLVLNRGMEYFGNVEEAKVNSPTFNLIFPNIVT from the exons ATGGGTAATAGAGTATCAGTTCCTAACGAAGAAGTTATGAAATCCTCCGACAACATCCCATTATCTACCTCAGTTATCAGATTTGCTAGGGAATTAGAACCTGATGAGAAatatcatttaattttgggAAGTTTGGGCCTGATGGCTAACGCCATAACTAACATGCTTTATCCCAGAATCATAGGCTTACTTATAGACTCATCTGATTTGTCTAAAGCTCCTTCACTTGAAAAATGTCCGGAATACTTCTTTCCATTCCCTCTTTTTGCTATCAATAACTTATTCTCGAAGTTTGATGCTCTAGGGTCAGACTTCTTGTTTAACAGGATTCTAGTGTGTTCAATCCCGCTTTATATTTTAGGAAGCATGGCTTCATGGTTTAGAGTCTATCACACACAAACTGCGATATATTTGATCCAAAAGAGATATAGAAGGAAATCATTTACAAAATTGCTTTCACAAAACCTATTTTTCTTTCATTCGCACACCTGTAATTACCTTTTATCTAAGTTGCTTAGTGACTGTGAAGAGGGCCCTAAGGCTTTGGTGGAAAGCCAAATGCAGTTTCTTAGATGCTGTAACTCAGCCATAGGAGGAACATGCCACCTCTTCTCGATTTCAGCTAAACTGGCACTTGTCATACTCCTCTCACTTCCACTTATGGGAGTTACAATAAGACAGCTTTCATCGATGGTAAAGAGATATCAGACACTTAGGAAAACAAGACTTGAAAATGTTATGG CCAAGGCGGAAGAGGTTATCACTGGAATAGAGAATGTTATTTCATTTGcaaat gAGGAATACGAATCGGATTCTTTTATGAAGAGCCTGAATGAATGCGATGAAGTTGCAATTAGAGCTAACAGCTCAGAGGGGATTATGATGGGGTCTATCCTAGCCACCTTTAACCTTTCAACCCTGATCATGATTTACTTTGGGTCCAAGCAAATGAGGTCGGGTTCACTTACAGTGG GGAAATTTGCATCATTTATCATTTACGGAAGCTTAATAGGACTTGGAGTATCGGGATTGTCGAAG ATTTATACGGACGTTGTTAGAGGCACAAATTCTATGCGGAGTGTGTATGAAATAACCGATTTGAAGGAGCCTGAAGAGAAATTGCTTGAACTAGAAGAg gTCAGAGGAGATTTAGAAGTTTGTTCTTTATTTTTCCAATTCCCAGAGACTAAACCAgctaataaattacaagATATTGGCGAACTTCGTGATAATGATGACGCTAGACAAGGCGAATTAAATCTTCAGActgaaataataaatggcGTCTCATTTAAGATTAAGTCAGGGGATGTGATTGGGATAGTAGGACCGAGTGGAGCAGGGAAAACAActttgtgtaaattaatcaTGGGAATTTACAAGCCAACCTCAGGAGAGATTTTACTAGACTCAAATGATATAAGTAACCTAAGTTCTAAATGGCTAAGAAGTTCAGTGTTCTCAATCTTGCACCAGGAACCGATTCTGTTCTCGACGTCAATTGAagaaaatatgaaataCGGAAATAAAAAAGCCACAAAAGAACAAGTTATAGAAGCCTCTAAACAGTGCAATTTACACGAGTACATAGAATCACTGCCTTCAAAGTATGATACGCCAGTTGGACCTAAAGGATGCACACTTTCTACTGGACAAAAACAAAGAATAGCCCTAG tCAGAACAATATTGAAGGAATCAAAGATATTAATACTGGATGAGCCAACATCAAGCCTAGATGGTTACTCAGAAGAGCTGGTAACACAAGCAATTGAAAT ggCGAGAAATGAAAAAACGCTTATCATAGTCACACATAACCAAGAAATAGTTAAGAAAGTGGATAAAGTATTGGTGCTAAATAGAGGAATGGAATATTTTGGAAATGTAGAAGAAGCAAAAGTAAACAGTCCAACTTTTAACCTCATTTTCCCTAATATAGTAACTTAA
- a CDS encoding putative integral membrane protein gives MPGFGWPLLSFISEGITVGCTCGMFYNVESNYITIRKYNILKYTIVSLMVQIIVNFSCCQLFLVTNRKSSKRFTQALDHPRGSWVDPMSGFGSLGTFPGGPYRGSGFSLTTWMGNMYKNVHTPESANEPAAANMALQIFNMVKGVIQTIIAIIVDTVPPMVLGK, from the exons ATGCCAGGCTTTGGATGGCCACTTCTCAGTTTCATCTCAGAAGGCATTACGGTTGGATGCACGTGTGGTATGTTTTATAATGTGGAATcgaattatataactat AAGAAAGTATAACATACttaaatatactatagttagTTTAATGGTACAGATAATCGTAAATTTTAGCTGTTGTCAACTTTTTTTAGTGACCAATAGAAAGTCGAGTAAACGATTTACTCAGGCTTTGGATCATCCACG AGGTAGTTGGGTTGATCCGATGAGTGGATTCGGTTCATTGGGAACGTTTCCAGGCGGGCCTTACAGAGGTTCTGGCTTCAGCTTGACCACATG gATGGGAAACATGTATAAAAACGTTCACACCCCCGAATCAGCAAATG AACCCGCCGCGGCAAACATGGctttacaaatatttaacatgGTTAAAGGAGTAATTCAAACTATTATAGCAATAATAGTCGACACAGTTCCTCCAATGGTTCTCGGAAAgtaa